Proteins co-encoded in one Haladaptatus sp. ZSTT2 genomic window:
- the gvpA gene encoding gas vesicle protein GvpA: MAGSQPDTSSLADVLDRILDKGVVIDVFARLSVVGIELLTVEARVVAASVDTFLKYAAEMSRLEQVTQSGDLEDIQEFELTATN; encoded by the coding sequence ATGGCAGGTTCCCAACCAGACACCTCCAGTCTCGCAGACGTACTCGACCGCATCCTCGACAAGGGCGTCGTCATCGACGTGTTCGCCCGCCTCTCGGTCGTCGGGATCGAACTGCTCACCGTCGAAGCACGCGTCGTCGCCGCCTCCGTGGACACGTTCCTCAAGTACGCAGCCGAGATGAGCAGGCTAGAGCAAGTAACCCAATCCGGTGACCTGGAGGACATCCAGGAGTTCGAACTCACGGCAACGAACTAA
- the gvpO gene encoding gas vesicle protein GvpO, halophile-type, giving the protein MSTDVDQCRALTEDGARCDREATDGSFCYQHDEDDPTIDEDAADDPSLDGDLSILDVRTRVAETATDLIGHDLDGVSEVMATGDDGWRAVVEVVERHSVPDTQDILGQYEVLLSERGEIEGYSRLGRFRRSDTAVQS; this is encoded by the coding sequence ATGAGCACCGACGTAGACCAATGTCGCGCGCTCACCGAAGACGGCGCGCGTTGTGACCGGGAGGCGACCGACGGGTCGTTTTGCTACCAGCACGACGAAGACGACCCGACCATCGACGAGGACGCAGCAGACGACCCGTCGCTCGATGGCGACCTGTCCATCCTCGACGTTCGCACGCGCGTCGCGGAGACGGCAACCGACCTCATCGGTCACGACTTAGACGGCGTCTCTGAGGTCATGGCCACTGGCGACGACGGGTGGCGAGCGGTCGTCGAAGTCGTCGAACGCCACTCGGTTCCGGACACCCAGGACATCCTCGGCCAGTACGAGGTGCTCCTCAGCGAGCGCGGCGAGATAGAAGGCTACAGCCGTCTCGGGCGGTTCCGGCGGTCTGATACTGCCGTCCAGAGCTGA
- a CDS encoding CHY zinc finger protein — protein MPEVRGVGVDSETRCAHYDTARDVVALKFACCETYYPCFQCHEAVADHDAVVWPRARFDEPAVLCGVCDTELSVTAYLGADDACPACGAAFNPGCREHYNRYFER, from the coding sequence ATGCCCGAGGTTCGAGGCGTCGGCGTCGACTCAGAGACGCGCTGTGCCCACTACGACACAGCCCGCGACGTGGTCGCGCTCAAATTCGCCTGCTGTGAGACCTACTACCCGTGTTTCCAGTGTCACGAAGCCGTCGCTGACCACGACGCCGTCGTCTGGCCGCGCGCCCGATTCGACGAGCCTGCGGTGCTGTGTGGCGTCTGTGACACAGAACTCTCGGTCACGGCGTATCTCGGCGCCGACGACGCGTGTCCGGCGTGCGGGGCGGCGTTTAATCCGGGGTGTCGGGAACACTACAACCGCTACTTCGAGCGGTGA
- a CDS encoding DUF7289 family protein, which yields MGHWGDSGQPRGSPHNNWGTATRAQAETIGVVLLLFFVMTTVALTASVGSAGLEMASNTAETSKAEVTLMQLDNRMEQVALGDTKLQTMALGLDGKEGTMHVREGAGSIRVEVFPYESNEVETVLVNEPLGDVVYRNGNVTLAAQGGGLWRVDGDGQARMISAPRFHYKDDTLTLPIIVTSGQTTLDTEAVITEQSVHSQSVYHSQDEGAILKPGSRVRVTIQSDYYVAWGAYFEREFNGTVTYDSAAETASIEFAAPLQNPGVLGGLFSTSPDDVIIKASSGTDFTDSYDSRVGPYDAATAGSNGHVIGAGDVEITTGQVNINGDLIAGGSLNANSNSMYISGNVTYSSLVTQKGTIAGWMKQQPVYFEDVAAIDRVIDAKVRAIAPTNDNANVSALSGTNVDASGGPVTLSAGDYIVDDLTLDGSDEVLVLDLSQGDVNLVVNNSLTVSNGAELRVINSENGTARVWFNGTALTFNYATVTVAGDRANSLWIYAPADADMLLYDGQFTGVIYAPNGGNAGVGSVTIEHFADIKGAIVAGQTEFLTGSSIHFDEALLPTDPIPPTGHSPIRYIHLSVNEIELTESD from the coding sequence ATGGGACACTGGGGGGACAGTGGACAGCCGAGAGGCTCACCACACAACAACTGGGGGACAGCCACGCGAGCACAGGCCGAGACGATTGGGGTCGTCCTGTTGCTCTTTTTCGTCATGACGACTGTCGCACTCACCGCGTCGGTGGGTTCGGCCGGCCTCGAAATGGCATCGAACACCGCAGAGACGAGCAAAGCAGAGGTCACACTCATGCAACTCGACAACCGCATGGAACAGGTTGCACTTGGCGACACGAAACTCCAGACGATGGCGCTCGGACTCGACGGCAAAGAGGGAACGATGCACGTCCGCGAGGGTGCCGGGTCAATCCGCGTCGAGGTTTTCCCGTACGAATCGAACGAGGTCGAGACGGTGCTCGTAAACGAGCCGCTTGGCGACGTCGTGTATCGCAATGGTAACGTCACGCTCGCCGCACAAGGCGGTGGGCTCTGGCGCGTCGATGGGGACGGGCAAGCGCGGATGATCTCTGCACCACGATTCCACTACAAAGACGACACGTTGACGCTTCCTATCATCGTCACCAGCGGACAGACGACCCTCGACACTGAAGCCGTCATCACCGAGCAGTCGGTGCACTCTCAATCGGTGTATCACTCACAAGATGAGGGTGCTATCCTGAAACCCGGCTCTCGTGTCCGAGTGACCATCCAGAGCGACTACTACGTCGCGTGGGGCGCGTATTTCGAACGCGAGTTCAACGGAACGGTCACGTACGACTCGGCGGCCGAGACTGCCTCGATCGAGTTCGCTGCGCCACTCCAGAACCCGGGGGTGCTAGGTGGATTGTTTTCGACCTCACCGGACGACGTCATTATTAAGGCCAGCTCTGGGACGGACTTCACCGACAGCTACGATTCGCGGGTTGGCCCCTACGATGCCGCGACGGCTGGGTCGAATGGGCACGTCATCGGGGCAGGAGACGTAGAAATCACCACAGGACAGGTCAACATCAACGGAGACCTCATCGCAGGGGGTTCGCTAAACGCCAACTCGAACAGCATGTACATCTCTGGGAACGTGACCTACAGCTCGCTGGTCACGCAAAAAGGGACGATTGCTGGCTGGATGAAACAACAGCCAGTCTACTTCGAGGACGTTGCTGCGATCGACCGTGTTATCGATGCAAAAGTGCGTGCCATCGCGCCGACCAACGATAATGCAAATGTCTCAGCACTCTCGGGTACCAACGTAGACGCCAGTGGCGGCCCCGTCACTCTCTCGGCTGGCGACTACATCGTCGATGACCTCACCTTAGACGGCTCCGACGAGGTGCTCGTCCTCGACCTGAGCCAGGGTGACGTCAACCTCGTCGTGAACAACAGCTTGACGGTCAGCAACGGCGCGGAACTCCGTGTTATCAACTCTGAAAACGGGACGGCTCGCGTCTGGTTCAACGGGACTGCACTTACTTTCAACTACGCGACCGTTACCGTAGCGGGTGACAGGGCGAACTCGCTGTGGATTTACGCCCCTGCTGACGCCGATATGCTTCTCTACGACGGCCAGTTCACGGGCGTCATCTACGCGCCAAACGGCGGTAACGCCGGTGTTGGCTCCGTGACGATAGAACACTTCGCGGACATCAAGGGCGCAATCGTCGCCGGTCAGACGGAGTTTCTCACCGGATCGTCTATCCACTTCGATGAAGCGTTGCTCCCGACCGACCCGATTCCACCGACGGGCCACTCACCAATCCGGTACATCCACCTCTCGGTGAACGAAATCGAACTCACCGAATCCGACTGA